The region CTACAGTGTGAATTGTTTTTAAGCTTTTCATGGTAGCTAAAGTAACCTTCGTCATGAGGCTTGAGAGCAGCTTTTTGCCGGCCTTGGGGCAAAGGACTATGCGCAAGTGCAGAAAAGGCGGCTATGGATGAAGAAAGAAGGTAGTGTGGGTCGCTGCGAAAGAGAAAGCACTAAATGAGTTGAGCAGAGTAGGAGAAGAAAGGGCAAACAGGTGCAGGACTGGGCAGCTTTCAAAACCGAGTAGCGGTAGCAAGGcagtgatgtccactgctgccgcatcaGCAGCGGCTACATGTCTTAAATGTATCGCAGGCCTCACTTCCTTCTATTGTGGCATGTGAATCTTGGGAATCGCCTCTTTAGTAGCATGCCATCTGCATtttgacatcacaaggtcactcgacctaaaatgtaacgggcGGACGCGAgtatgaaccattaaaggctCTCGCCGCTTTTACTACTATGAATTCATTCATTTGAGCCTGGCTGTGGTTTCTCGCCACTGCTCAAAGGCCTTTTAAATCTCACCACAGTCCTTTGCTCCTCTGTTCATTCAATGCCATTACAGCTGCCCATGTAGCAGCGTTCAATAGGCCTTTGAGTTGATACACCATCAGTTAAGGGGTTTCAAAATGGCACTCTGACCGGGATATGCATAAGTCCTGATGTTGTGCTGCTTCTGCAGACAAATATTTTTATCAGCAATTACAGTGCTTTGCTTGTTATTGTTTTCTATTTTCAGACAGACATCCCGGTGTCATGCGTTTCTGCCGGACGGAGAAGCCAGGCATCAAGCATTGGTTTGATGTGTGGCATGTTGCTAAAGGTAATTTAGGCACCATGTTGTTAGTGCAGTAGGGCCAGGATATGCTTTGCAAGCAGGGTAACTTTATCTTCATTCTAGGCCTCAAGAAAAAGCTCCAGGCATGCTGCCGCATACACACATTTCTTGAGGGATGGATTGTGAGCATTATTGACCACCTCTACTGGGTGGCTGCTATGGGCCGAGGAGATGGGGACCTCGTGGTCAGCATGTGGAACAGCTTGCTGAATGTCTGCAACAAGCACAATGGCCATGAGGGACCCTACCAAAAATGCATACATGGCCCTCTTGAAAAACGCCTGTGGATGAAGCAAAGTAAGTGCTGGTGCCGAATGCCGTTACTTTAATACTTAGTCAGTGTTGAATTTTAGGCTCCGGTAATGATATTAAAGCAGCGCTTTAATATCCCTTTAATAACCTTTTCTTCCAGACTCAAAAAGGCCTTCCAAGAGCTACAGAAAATTGTGAGCTCCCCTTTGTTGCTGCGTGACATCCGTCAGCTGTCTCCTGACGTGCAAACGTTTTCGTTAGAGTCGTTCCACAGCCTGCTTATACAGTTCGCTCCCAAGACAAATGCCTTCTCGGAGGAAGGGATGCAAGCAAGGTACCTGCGCACTTTGACCTGTGGCATGCAAGCAGATGAGATGACCATTTCATCCAGGACTCAGCTGGCTGTGGTGTACTACAATGAGAACTCTACGAAAGTGCAAGCGGAGACAGCTGACGGTGAACGTTGGTGGAAGGTGAAAACATCCAAGGCTAGAAGGGGTCACAATGTCTGTCCGGTAAAAGAGGAGACAACATACAGTAAGCAAGCAATTGTTTATCATTCAGTGGAAACACACATGCTGAATCATCAGCAACTTGACGCCGATTGCACAAACTTGGATAGATACTTCGTCTAATACCGCTGTTGTGTACTCAAACAACATCTAATTTGGTGTTTTTCTCCGCAGGCTATGTTGACAACGTCTTGCTGAATGTTGTCGAAAGTTGCGAGGGCTCCTCCTACAAGGAAAGCTTTCTGAGCAATGAGCCACCAACTCTACACCACATGACAAGCCACTACAACAGGCCCGAAAAACAAGACCTTATTTCTGCCAGACATTCCAGATTATCAAAA is a window of Amblyomma americanum isolate KBUSLIRL-KWMA chromosome 4, ASM5285725v1, whole genome shotgun sequence DNA encoding:
- the LOC144128843 gene encoding uncharacterized protein LOC144128843 isoform X1 — encoded protein: MPGGCITALFEVHQCANHLRENILQLSAGLLAVRCKEDRHPGVMRFCRTEKPGIKHWFDVWHVAKGLKKKLQACCRIHTFLEGWIVSIIDHLYWVAAMGRGDGDLVVSMWNSLLNVCNKHNGHEGPYQKCIHGPLEKRLWMKQNSKRPSKSYRKL
- the LOC144128843 gene encoding uncharacterized protein LOC144128843 isoform X2, whose protein sequence is MEVYSQLQSTSHTCHHLIQVSADRHPGVMRFCRTEKPGIKHWFDVWHVAKGLKKKLQACCRIHTFLEGWIVSIIDHLYWVAAMGRGDGDLVVSMWNSLLNVCNKHNGHEGPYQKCIHGPLEKRLWMKQNSKRPSKSYRKL